ATAATAAGActcgacatgaaaggattcacaccaaagagaaaccgtaccaatgtaaatattgcaacaggaGTTTCTCAGATGCAAGTGCCAAGActcgacatgaaaggattcatacaaaagataaaccttaccaatgtaaatattgcaccaAGAGTTTCCCACGGTTATATGAGaagactaaacatgaaaggattcatacaaaagagaaaccttaccaatgtaaatattgcaccaAGAGTTTCTCACGGGCACATCACAAGACTCAACATGAAAGGATccatacaaaagagaaaccataccaatgtaaatattgcaccaAGAATTTCTCACAGGCACATCACAAGActcgacatgaaaggattcatacaaaagagcaaccttaccaatgtaaatattgcaacaagagtttctcacgggTAAGTCACAAGACTGAACATGAGaagattcacaccaaagagaaaccatacaaaTGCAAATATTGCACGAAAAGTTTCTCACATGCAAATGACAAGActcgacatgaaaggattcacaccaaagagcaaccataccaatgtaaatattgcaacaagaattTTTCATGGGCAAGTGAGAAGActcgacatgaaaggattcataccaaagagaaaccttaccaatgtaaatattgcagcaagagtttctcacaggcaaATGAAAAGACtggacatgaaaggattcatacaaaagagaaacctttcccatgtaaatattgcaacaagattTTCTCACGGGCACATAACAAGACTCGACATGAAGggattcataccaaagacaaaccttaccaatgtaaatattgcagcaagagtttctcacaggcaaATGAAAAGACtggacatgaaaggattcatacaaaagagaaacctttcccatgtcaatattgcaacaagagtttctcacatgCACATAACAAGActcgacatgaaaggattcataccaaagacaaaccttaccaatgtaaatattgcaacaacagTTTCTCAGATGCAAGTGACAAGActcgacatgaaaggattcacaccaaagagaaagaaaccttatcaatgtaaACATTGTGACAAGAGTTTTTCTCACACATGTAACAAGGctcaacatgaaaggattcatataaaagagaaacctctcccatgtaaatattgcaagaatTTCTCATcacatggaaaggtttctatacaaaaatgattctcttataaaccatcatgcgcacagtttccaacTTGATACACCTGAGCGCACAATTTCGTCCCAGAGCTCAcaagcaagcagtgaatgtctccgcacagtctttgattacactacacagttcagtacatagcaatgtaagagctgtggagcttctagctggaaagtGGGCCTCTTTTATCGGTTTCTGTCGAAACCTTGAGTGTTCCCTTCATGGGTTGCTGGATGTGTGGACATATGGATGTGTGGACAGAAAGTCTATGGAAAATGTTCATAACAATTTGATGacatatttcccccttttttccctTTTATTTAGTTGAAAACTAAAGATTATTTAGTACCAATTTGATGTCAGTAATTGTAgcaacaaaataattatgtactttgtGTAATTTCATCTCATTAATTACCGGTAGACTAACGAGCATGTTTACAGGCTTGTCCATGCCTTTTCCCATAGGCTAATAAAAgtcaattttcactttttcagaACTGAAAATAATTAGTCTAAAAGTGACAAACGAAGAGATATTGTATTCTTTCTGGTTTGGAATGATTTTTATGACTGAAAGCATTTACTGACAAGTATTTAATCAGCTAATTAGCTTAAGCTTTTTGAATAATAACTAATTAGGTCTAGTAATAATGAAGCAGGAGGCAGAATTGCCCTCCCCTACCAGTATATTTCGAACCATAAAGTCTATATTAATTTTTTCTGGTGGGCCATTTCAAGCTAGTTTCattttgtggtcctcagattgagaaaataaTTAATCCACTCCCAAACTATACCACATTTTCATACTCCCAAACTATACCAATTTGTTCATTAAAAAGTTAATTGTTACACCATATCCGACTAATCCGAGCACCATATCTTCTGGTAACCATTATTGTATAAATCTGTAATTGTTGTTCAGCGGGAGGACTACTTGGTGGCGTGCGCCCATAGCTTAACGGACagcacggaataggcctggaagcggcgctagaaattagcatgaggccacattgatatgtaaatagcgtattgttatttaaatttgcgcccagacgtattgagggcgacagtaatgttatccagacggagaatggctgcatatatgccgggcatgtgaatttgctgagtgaaggctgataatcacctttctgtataggtgataagctagtatatttcgtgtaccagttggtttatataacaaaaaattagtatcttattaaatatattaaatgtataaactttgaaagttacatgaatttgaagagcagagcttcgaaatctagctaagtcaggtgatgtgaaattctgctgcgtgaccccaacgcactgaatggtctattgttctattgtgtccgatttgagcgctgacatattggaaaatgttgccaatcaatattcatgagagtgtacattcaacgtccaattttcgaaattgggtgacttgtgcttggcaggtgtaaaatacatctgactgggcgttttaaatacgtaacgcataaaggcattggcatcatcgaatggctgcctatagcgCTATTAGTGTTAGgcatatgtgtgtgtgggggggggggctgtgtttagtttctataataattattataaggcctacatttatttgtcattcatttcttttcctttctcggtacttgctaaagtatcactccctcttcttatctcccttcccttctccatcccctcttacgttttgtcccctctcattcctatcattttccttacctttctatttatttacgtctatttatttatttctctttatttcttcctctttctctcttcctccagtcccctctcattcttcatatcccctcctccaacctcatcccctcccaagacctctcacagaaaagctgcccccttcagtgcgccactgattatgacattctccttcttaaaataaaataaaataaaataaaatctcaatttgtaaaacaacttttatataggcctataccggtatacttattatatgttacatgcatacgtagctccgggacgtagctatttaataccattattgtactatggcagccttgatgtgtaatcattcagcaggcgcattcaatttatttaaatgaagcacctaatgtcagtggggtgacaacgaactatgcattagcggctaatgtgtgccttttgtgcttacggctactcaatcacacccttgggtttatgtataacaataggtacttttcgttccattaagcgctttcacgcgacttgcatttgatcactaaagcgttaatacactgtcgggtcagctaccgatttaatggcggaagccctttgtcccaaacaaaaggtacctttcgatgaatagcttgtcagatttcaaatcggcacaaggtttcaatgcgttacgtaatctatttcttctcctttctatataagctccttgcgtgaccccctctgcgtggtagaattatattcataaaacattgaatttaacagatatcatgggcagccaaccacgagttatcagcatttaaaatatatgttaattaacaaagataaataataaagagtacaaatggcaattaactagtaaacaagcctgaaatcttaaaatgttgccacctgttttcccgaacacatgatatgtcaccatgtgaccactattcagatttaccgtaaatatttggagtatgcttgcacatcatgcacatacactgtgcatttctttacctccgtataaaatcaataattcatgctgggagccaagtaacattgtctgctcagcgcagattggtattttattttacttgagagcataatagaaatacataaaacgaatcatggtgccatgatggaaggtcaggtcgggtatcaaaggttattataacttaaatactacttgtatttcccacctgtcacatatttccttcatattattgacagcaagtcctaattttgactttgctactgcaaaatgtcatttcatatcaaattagtagactttctttgaaaaaacatatcactggtgcctgatgggaatacccgtccgccatttcattaaactggatcgttttcgcctggtttgcgcccagatgtattggggcgtgctatactctcattgaacaggcaaagttcgcaaaactaacaacgttgttatttgccaaactcaattaacatgatccaagggtcgaacatgaattattcataacgagctataacggatcgataactggcctcactttctagctagtaaaccagctgaatttttcatagattttgcgttgctaatagaacaaccgtgaatttagtgtcaccccttgcgGACAGCTCGTAACCCAATCTAGAAAATGTTTTTGGACGCGCTGAATTTCtgtaaattataatatttatatattttaacaCATGATGCTCTATGATTGCATCTATGACAAGCATTCATGTGCACACTCCTTACTTGTGTAAAATACTATCACATTTAATTCAATCGAATTGCACTAGAAGTAGATAAGCAGGGAGATCAGCTTGACTGATCGAAACGTGACTGATTACAACTACACTACAGCACTCGGCAGTATAGGTAAGCTTACGTATTAAACTTGGATATTACACGTAACACTATCGACTAGTATCAGTGCTCAGTGAAACTTGGAGATTGAATCGAGCATTGAAAATTGCAGAGTATTAAATGGGAGGCATATAAAAGAACAGGAAAACTGATGATATTGTTCTCACAGTTTAATAGTACTAATAGTGTGCACACGGTGCGGTGTTGGATCAATCTTTCTAGCAGGTTAATCGCTTGggtaaaaacagtttttgccagtttttgttggcaaaaactaaaaaagta
This DNA window, taken from Amphiura filiformis chromosome 16, Afil_fr2py, whole genome shotgun sequence, encodes the following:
- the LOC140136135 gene encoding uncharacterized protein; protein product: MKSRHQFQHLQRSRYATCLKSYQCKYCRRFYSDFTYYINHVLRHRITLQVYSRYHSPTVTRMKCVTHKEIEYTSCEIKSGVTSANEINNIKKDSDSSLPQADEKTKLKQISSTSDHEKKKKPYQCKYCMRNFSYVRHKISHERIHIKQENKKIFQYFNTSFTNASAKTSHERIHTKEKPYQCKYCTKRFSQANNKTRHERIHTKEKPYQCKYCNRSFSDASAKTRHERIHTKDKPYQCKYCTKSFPRLYEKTKHERIHTKEKPYQCKYCTKSFSRAHHKTQHERIHTKEKPYQCKYCTKNFSQAHHKTRHERIHTKEQPYQCKYCNKSFSRVSHKTEHEKIHTKEKPYKCKYCTKSFSHANDKTRHERIHTKEQPYQCKYCNKNFSWASEKTRHERIHTKEKPYQCKYCSKSFSQANEKTGHERIHTKEKPFPCKYCNKIFSRAHNKTRHEGIHTKDKPYQCKYCSKSFSQANEKTGHERIHTKEKPFPCQYCNKSFSHAHNKTRHERIHTKDKPYQCKYCNNSFSDASDKTRHERIHTKEKETLSM